GCCCCGCTCAGTCTGACTCGGGGTGACCTCAGAGGTGACCTTTAACCCCTGGGGGTCAGAGGTAATCCCAGGTCCCCTGCtggtgctcctcctcctcctcctagggGCCCCGCTCCGCTCCGTCAGCCCAGCCAGGGTGGATCGTTGTGGGGTTGGGGTCCGGCCAGGCTCCCCTGGCACTGCGAGAGGGCTGgaggtcagagagagagcgagacgcaGGGCTCTGGGGAGGGAGATGGATGGGTGTCTGTGAGAggtgtgtatgactgtgtgtgagtctgtgggtgagtgtgtgtgtgagtgtgtgtgtgagtgtgagtgtgtgtgcgagtgtgtgtgttggtctggaTCAGGGTGGGTAATGTGTGCAGTGGCAGTCTTCTGATTGACGTTGGGTGAGGAGTGTGTGTCAGCGTGTGTGTTCATTCCGGCAGGGTCGTACCCTGTAGTGACGTGGTCAGCAAGCTGAGCAGTTCCAGACGTATCCTTTCTATTGTCTGGTTCTTCCTCAGGAAGCAGGGGGACTTCCCTATCGGCGTGCCCGGCCACGGTGAGCCCCGCCTGGGGAGAGGAGGTGGTCGGCAGCCCCTGTAGGGTGGGGGGTAGAACCAGGGGATCCCGGTCCAACTCTAAATCACCCACAAAGCTTTCAGATGGGTGAAGGCTGGCCTCACCTCCCGCTCCCCATCTCACCTCCCTCACCCCTCCGTCCCCCCAGAGTCAACATGGATTTGGTCTCGTTCCGCGGAGTTCCGTCGCCGTTGAAGCTTTCGGAGGAGCGTTGGACTGAAGACACACCCATCCAGGGGCCTTGACGCTCCGAGGAATTCCAGACGGCTTCCTGACCTGGAAaccacaggaacacacacacacacacacacacaccacacacacacacacacacacacacacacacacacacacacagcgggtgaggagagagagtggaaataataacacaatgtgtaacaaaacaaaaccacacacactgacagatttAAACTACGGCTCATAATCATGCTGGGTACAATCAACAGTCACCATAGTAACAGCATCGACCCTTACAGATTCATAAAGCTTCTCAGAGTAGCAGTATGATCTAGGATTAGcatttagggctctggtcaaaagtgcactatatagggaataggagtctgatctaggatcagcatttaggctctggtcaaaagtgcactacatagggaataggagtatgatctaggatcagcatttagggctctggtcaaaagtgtactatatagggaataggagtaTGATCTGGGATCAGcatttagggctctggtcaaaagtgcactatgtaaggaatagggtgccatttagggctctggtcaaaaagtgCACTATAGGAATAGGagtatgatctaggatcagcatttagggctctggtcaaaagtgcactatatagggaataggagtaTGATCTAGGATTAGcatttagggctctggtcaaaagtgcactatatagggaatagggtgccatttagggctctggtcaaaagtgcactatatagggaatagggtgccatttagggctctggtcaaaagtgcactatatagggaatttagggctctggtcaaaagtgcactatataaggaatagggtgccatttaggggctctggtcaaaagtgcactatataaggaatagggtgccatttagggctatggtcaaaagtgcactatatagggaatagggtgccatttagggctctggtcaaaagtgcactatatagggaatagggagccatttagggctatggtcaaaagtgcactatatagggaatagggtgccatttagggctctggtcaaaagtgcactatataaggaatagggtgccatttagagctctggtcaaaagtgcaccatataaggaatagggtgccatttagagctctggtcaaaagtgcactatataaggaatagggagccatttagggctctggtcaaaagtgcactatataaggaatagggtgccatttagagctctggtcaaaagtgcactatataaggaatagggtgccatttagggctctggtcaaaagtgcactatatagggaatagggtgactaACCTGTATAGAACAGCTGTACGTTGTGTCGAGAGCTGGTGGGTCTCAGGGCCCTCCAGGTGACTACAGCTGTCCCACAGCCCAGGAGGAGAGCCCTCTCCCCGGCCACCAACCCCCGCCGCTCCCCGCTGGCTCCACAGAGCACCGTGACCTCCGACCCGCCGTCCACAGACACCCCCTCCAGCCGTACTGTCCCGTCAGCAGGGACATCTATGACCCAGGTGCACGCCGTGTCCAACTCCAACGGTTTCCCGGTGTTGCCGTCGTTGTAGGTGACGCTGGTGTACTCCGCCACTGGACCCGGTTGCGTGAATTTGATGGAACCGTTTTTGACCCGTTGGAGGTCTATGGATCCTCCGCAGCCATGGTGCGAGGAAGCAAGTTTATTACCTGAGGAGAAACAGGCAGTGTTAACTAGGACTAGGTTACTGATAGAAACAGACCTTCCACAATTAATCAACCATATAGACTACAGGCCTGGGTTACATATAGAAACAGACCTTCCACAGTTAATCAACCATATAGACTACAGGTTACTGATAGAAACAGACCTTCCACAGTTAATCAACCATATAGACTACAGGCCTGGGTTACTGATAGAAACAGACCTTCCACAATTAATCAACCATATAGACTACAGGCCTGGGTTACATATAGAAACAGACCTTCCACAGTTAATCAACCATATAGACTACAGGCCTGGGTTACATATAGAAACAGACCTTCCACAGTTAATCAACCATATAGACTACAGGCCTGGGTTACTGATAGAAACAGACCTTCCACAGTTAATCAACCATATAGACTACAGGCCTGGGTTACTGATAGAAACAGACCTTCCACAGTTAATCAACCATATAGACTACAGGCCTGGGTTACTGATAGAAACAGACCTTCCACAGTTAATCAACCATAGACTACAGGCCTGGGTTACATATAGAAACAGACCTTCCACAGTTAATCAACCATATAGACTACAGGCCTGGGTTACATATAGAAACAGACCTTCCACAGTTAATCAACCATATAGACTACAGGCCTGGGTTACATATAGAAACAGACCTTCCACAGTTAATCAACCATATAGACTACAGGCCTGGGTTACTGATAGAAACAGACCTTCCACAGTTAATCAACCATATAGACTACAGGCCTGGGTTACATATAGAAACAGACCTTCCACAGTTAATCAACCATATAGACTACAGGCCTGGGTTACATATAGAAACAGACCTTCCACAGTTAATCAACCATATAGACTACAGGCCTGGGTTACATATAGAAACAGACCTTCCACAGTTAATCAACCATATAGACTACAGGCCTGGGTTACATATAGAAACAGACCTTCCACAGTTAATCAACCATATAGACTACAGGCCTGGGTTACATATAGAAACAGACCTTCCACAGTTAATCAACCATATAGACTACAGGCCTGGGTTACATATAGAAACAGACCTTCCACAGTTAATCAAACATATAGACTACAGGCCTGGGTTACAAATAGAAACAGACCTTCCACAGTTAATCAACCATATAGACTACAGGCCTGGGTTACATATAGAACCATACCTTCCACAGTTAATCAACCATATAGACTACAGGTTACTGATAGAAACAGACCTTCCACAGTTAATCAACCATATAGACTACAGGTTACTGAGACAATGGAGATTCAAAATACATGATTTCACTCATTCAAACTACACTGTAGGCTTTACTGAtggttcattgattgattgattttttagacaataaaaataaaaataaagtacatTCCACACATGTTAAAAACTGTCTAGGACAATAAAGTCACCCACTGATGGAAATAGACGTTTCTAAAGTTAATAACTGTCACTCCCCCCAAAACAACTACCGTTGAGGACATTGTCAACCCCCCCGAGCCTCTCCTCCTCTGGCCTCTCCTGTAATCTCATTTGTTTGGTtaactgtagctcagctggtagagcacggcgcttgtaacgccagggtagtgggttcgaaccccgggaccacccatacacacacaaaaaaaatgtatgcacgcatgactgttagtcgctttggataaaagcgtctgctaaatggcatattattattaaccgCCACTCGCTATAAAGTCCAGCCACATTCCTCAGCATATAGGTAGATACAGTAACCCACTGTCCTACTGTACTTCCCACTCAGACAAAAGGTTCTCTGTAAAAAGATAAAAAAAACGCGAATTAACTATTTTGTCCCCAAGAGTGTAGCTTAGTCACAGTCATACCGTACAGAAACAGCATGTTTAGTCAACAATTTAAATACAACATTTTAGTGTTTAAATACCTATAGCCTTCTCACTGCTCCCAGGGTTCAGTTCAGGCCTATCCACACCTACTTTCTTACGCAATTGTCAAATATTTatccccatgtagctcagttggtagagcatggcgcttgcaacgccagggttgtgggttcgtttcccacgggggaggggggggggcagtatggaaaatgtatgcactcactaactgttaagtcgctctggataagagcatctgctaaatgactaaaatgttttaaaatatatataataataataataagccatttagcagacgcttttatccaaagcgacttacagtcatgtgcgcatacatttttacgtatgggtggtcccgggt
The sequence above is a segment of the Coregonus clupeaformis isolate EN_2021a unplaced genomic scaffold, ASM2061545v1 scaf1118, whole genome shotgun sequence genome. Coding sequences within it:
- the LOC121555583 gene encoding uncharacterized protein LOC121555583, whose translation is MRRLISGLGFLLLFIYTTGNKLASSHHGCGGSIDLQRVKNGSIKFTQPGPVAEYTSVTYNDGNTGKPLELDTACTWVIDVPADGTVRLEGVSVDGGSEVTVLCGASGERRGLVAGERALLLGCGTAVVTWRALRPTSSRHNVQLFYTGQEAVWNSSERQGPWMGVSSVQRSSESFNGDGTPRNETKSMLTLGGRRGEGGEMGSGR